The following proteins are co-located in the Heteronotia binoei isolate CCM8104 ecotype False Entrance Well chromosome 8, APGP_CSIRO_Hbin_v1, whole genome shotgun sequence genome:
- the LSM8 gene encoding LSM8 homolog, U6 small nuclear RNA associated — translation MTSALENYINRTVAVITSDGRMIVGTLKGFDQTINLILDESHERVFSSSQGVEQVVLGLYIVRGDNVAVIGEIDEETDSALDLGNIRAEPLNSVVH, via the exons ATGACCTCCGCGTTGGAAAACTATATCAATC GTACTGTTGCAGTAATTACTTCAGATGGGCGAATGATTGTG gGTACTCTCAAAGGTTTTGATCAGACCATCAACTTGATTTTGGATGAAAGCCATGAAAGAGTGTTCAGTTCTTCACAAGGAGTGGAACAAGTGGTCTTAGGATTGTACATTGTAAGAGGAGACAATGT TGCTGTAATTGGAGAAATAGATGAAGAGACAGACTCTGCTCTTGACTTGGGGAACATTCGAGCAGAACCTTTGAACTCTGTTGTACATTGA